The following coding sequences are from one Brassica napus cultivar Da-Ae unplaced genomic scaffold, Da-Ae ScsIHWf_1459;HRSCAF=2050, whole genome shotgun sequence window:
- the LOC125597423 gene encoding uncharacterized protein LOC125597423 isoform X1, with protein sequence MEDWEVVIESSGTTQEEEEEENPKSLEEIEDGTQGMVTFDYFSIENSNSNSNSNCVGRVDAIDEDGSVQSGSPGWIEPTSDAPFGPKLFSELWSDSSSDRLDDVNNDELGLEKSEEYSKSTAKEKHLDKHTEREEESPVSVQGKSVSGGGGEERVFVWWKIPIDVLKYCVFRVNPLWSFSMAAAVVGFVMLGRRLYHMKKSKSSTLQLKVLLDDKKVASHAARLNEAAISLVKRVPIIRPALPSSVVGMNQWSMMSLR encoded by the exons ATGGAAGACTGGGAAGTGGTGATCGAGAGCTCTGGAACTactcaggaggaggaggaggaggagaatccGAAGAGCTTGGAGGAGATTGAAGATGGCACGCAAGGTATGGTTACCTTCGATTACTTCTCTATCGagaactcaaactcaaactcaaactcaaactgTGTGGGTCGCGTTGATGCGATTGATGAAGATGGGTCTGTCCAATCGGGTAGTCCAGGCTGGATCGAACCTACCTCCGACGCTCCTTTTGGCCCTAAGCTTTTTAGCGAGTTGTGGTCGGACTCTAGCAGCGATCGGCTCGATGATGTGAACAACGACGAGTTGGGTTTGGAGAAATCAGAGGAATACAGCAAAAGTACAGCGAAAGAGAAGCACTTGGATAAACATACGGAGAGAGAGGAGGAATCTCCAGTTTCAGTACAAGGAAAGTCTGTTtctggtggtggaggagaagaaAGGGTGTTTGTGTGGTGGAAGATTCCGATTGACGTTTTGAAGTATTGTGTTTTCAGAGTTAATCCTCTTTGGTCTTTCTCCATGGCAGCAGCAGTGGTTGGTTTTGTTATGTTAGGGCGCAGGTTGTATCATATGAAGAAGAGCAAGAGCTCTACCTTGCAGCTTAAGGTCCTCCTTGATGATAAG AAGGTGGCGAGTCATGCTGCTCGGTTGAATGAAGCAGCAATCTCATTGGTGAAACGTGTGCCCATAATCAGGCCAGCACTCCCATCATCGGTGGTGGGTATGAACCAGTGGTCTATGATGAGTTTAAGGTGA
- the LOC106384865 gene encoding glycine-rich RNA-binding protein 2, mitochondrial: MAFCKSLGGLLRQGVVSQTGNIPVTSVLGSLRYMSTKLFVGGLSWGTDDQSLREAFANFGEVVDAKVIVDRETGRSRGFGFVNFTDETAANTAISEMDGKDLNGRSIRVNVANERPSTPRYGGGGGYGGGGGYGGGGYGGGSYGAGGGDGGGY; the protein is encoded by the exons ATGGCTTTCTGCAAAAGTCTCGGTGGTCTACTCAGACAAGGTGTGGTTTCTCAGACCGGAAATATTCCGGTTACGTCTGTGCTCGGTTCTCTCCGGTACATGTCTACCAAGCTTTTCGTTGGAG GTCTGTCATGGGGAACTGATGACCAGTCCTTGAGGGAGGCTTTTGCAAACTTTGGTGAAGTGGTCGATG CTAAAGTCATTGTTGATAGAGAAACAGGAAGGTCAAGAGGTTTTGGATTTGTCAACTTTACTGATGAGACCGCTGCTAATACTGCCATTTCAGAGATGGATGGAAAG GATCTGAATGGACGGAGCATTCGGGTGAATGTTGCTAACGAAAGACCAAGTACTCCCCGGTATGGCGGAGGTGGTGGctacggtggtggtggtggctacGGTGGTGGTGGCTACGGTGGAGGTAGCTATGGAGCAGGTGGTGGTGATGGTGGCGGTTACTAA
- the LOC125597423 gene encoding uncharacterized protein LOC125597423 isoform X2, whose product MEDWEVVIESSGTTQEEEEEENPKSLEEIEDGTQGMVTFDYFSIENSNSNSNSNCVGRVDAIDEDGSVQSGSPGWIEPTSDAPFGPKLFSELWSDSSSDRLDDVNNDELGLEKSEEYSKSTAKEKHLDKHTEREEESPVSVQGKSVSGGGGEERVFVWWKIPIDVLKYCVFRVNPLWSFSMAAAVVGFVMLGRRLYHMKKSKSSTLQLKVLLDDKVASHAARLNEAAISLVKRVPIIRPALPSSVVGMNQWSMMSLR is encoded by the exons ATGGAAGACTGGGAAGTGGTGATCGAGAGCTCTGGAACTactcaggaggaggaggaggaggagaatccGAAGAGCTTGGAGGAGATTGAAGATGGCACGCAAGGTATGGTTACCTTCGATTACTTCTCTATCGagaactcaaactcaaactcaaactcaaactgTGTGGGTCGCGTTGATGCGATTGATGAAGATGGGTCTGTCCAATCGGGTAGTCCAGGCTGGATCGAACCTACCTCCGACGCTCCTTTTGGCCCTAAGCTTTTTAGCGAGTTGTGGTCGGACTCTAGCAGCGATCGGCTCGATGATGTGAACAACGACGAGTTGGGTTTGGAGAAATCAGAGGAATACAGCAAAAGTACAGCGAAAGAGAAGCACTTGGATAAACATACGGAGAGAGAGGAGGAATCTCCAGTTTCAGTACAAGGAAAGTCTGTTtctggtggtggaggagaagaaAGGGTGTTTGTGTGGTGGAAGATTCCGATTGACGTTTTGAAGTATTGTGTTTTCAGAGTTAATCCTCTTTGGTCTTTCTCCATGGCAGCAGCAGTGGTTGGTTTTGTTATGTTAGGGCGCAGGTTGTATCATATGAAGAAGAGCAAGAGCTCTACCTTGCAGCTTAAGGTCCTCCTTGATGATAAG GTGGCGAGTCATGCTGCTCGGTTGAATGAAGCAGCAATCTCATTGGTGAAACGTGTGCCCATAATCAGGCCAGCACTCCCATCATCGGTGGTGGGTATGAACCAGTGGTCTATGATGAGTTTAAGGTGA